A genomic region of Camelus ferus isolate YT-003-E chromosome 35, BCGSAC_Cfer_1.0, whole genome shotgun sequence contains the following coding sequences:
- the UCMA gene encoding unique cartilage matrix-associated protein has translation MQGLRRNDWCSPKHVQLSLLLGATLASSPLSQWRTGSGCGLTSCGEHHEEQRNESENFAEEQNDEQEERSREPIEQWRQWHYDGLYPSYLYNRHI, from the exons aTGCAAGGGCTTAGGCGGAATGACTGGTGTTCCCCTAAACACGTGCAGCTGTCCCTACTCCTGGGGGCAACTCTTGCCTCTTCCCCCCTTTCCCAGTGGAGAACAGGCAGCGGCTGCGGGCTGACGAGCTGCGGAGAGCATCATGAGGAACAGAGGAACGAGTCTGAGAACTTCGCAGAGGAGCAAAACGACG aacaggaagagagaagCCGGGAGCCCATCGAGCAGTGGCGCCAGTGGCATTATGACGGCCTGTACCCCTCCTATCTCTACAACCGCCACATCTGA